In Leptolyngbya subtilissima AS-A7, the sequence CTCCGTTGGCGTAGGCTACTCTTAGCAGCTGCTGCATCGAGTCAGTTTGAAGCTGGGCAACGCCCTGGGCCGCAACCAAGTTTCGCTCCATCGGCACTGGCATTACTAGACCTTCTTCGCCCCACTCGGTTAAATATTGTCGCCGCAGTTGATCGTTGCGGTTTTTGACCATACCAGGCACCAGCACCAGATCGATGAGTTGGCCCATGCCAAACAAGCCAAAGGTACACAGGTAGACGATTCCCAATACAATCTGCCCGGTATAAAACCGATGTAACCCGCAGATACCGAAGAAACCCAATGTCCAGAGCATGTAGGCTGTTTCAGTTTTTGCTCGTGCCATGGTGTGTCTCGAAAAGACCAATTGTGGGGGCAGCAAACCTGAGATTGGCTCGCAGCAGTTACCTAGAGCCCATTATAAACAGCCGATTTTTGAGAGTGCTGCCCCTGTAACCGTCCCGTAATACCGTTGCTCTCGGTCAACAGCACTGTAGGGTGGGCACTGCCCACCTTCCCACCCCGTTATCACCAACCCATCGGGAACACTACCTTAGAGCCTTTTCCCCTACCCCAAATGCCCGATTATCGACGCGCCTATACTCCCGGCGGGGCAATCTTTCTCACTCTGGTCACCTTCAACTGCAGACCAGTCTTTGCAGAAGCCGATAACGTAAAACACCTGCGCCAGGCAGCAGCCGCTGTTAAAGCTGAAATACCCTTCGATATTACAGCCGCCGTTGTGCTTCCTGACCACATTCATTTTGTGTGGACCTTGCCCCAAGGCGATGATGATTACTCAAAGCGAGTCGGACGGCTAAAGGTGTTGTTTACGCGATCGCTGAAGGGAAGTTATGCGCTACCACAGGATGTTTGTATTTCTCGTCAACGGCGACGGGAAAGCGATGTATGGCAACGACGATTTTGGGAGCACACCATTCGCGATGAGGCTGATTGGGCAGGGCACATCAATTATTTGCATTACAACCCGGTGAAGCATGGGTTGGTAAAGTGCCCCCATCAGTGGGAGTTTTCAAGTTTTCGGCGGTTTGTTAGGAATGGGTTTTATGGAGAGGATTGGGGATGCACGTGCGGAGGGAAGGAGGCCGCGTTTAAGTTTGAGGGGGAGGAGTTGGTGGTGAGTGAATAGATGGGGT encodes:
- a CDS encoding TM2 domain-containing protein, whose amino-acid sequence is MARAKTETAYMLWTLGFFGICGLHRFYTGQIVLGIVYLCTFGLFGMGQLIDLVLVPGMVKNRNDQLRRQYLTEWGEEGLVMPVPMERNLVAAQGVAQLQTDSMQQLLRVAYANGGKLSKAQVALHTGLSTDRVDALIHEALRCGYADVTNDPDSGAVRYVFDL
- a CDS encoding REP-associated tyrosine transposase — its product is MPDYRRAYTPGGAIFLTLVTFNCRPVFAEADNVKHLRQAAAAVKAEIPFDITAAVVLPDHIHFVWTLPQGDDDYSKRVGRLKVLFTRSLKGSYALPQDVCISRQRRRESDVWQRRFWEHTIRDEADWAGHINYLHYNPVKHGLVKCPHQWEFSSFRRFVRNGFYGEDWGCTCGGKEAAFKFEGEELVVSE